A genomic segment from Alteribacillus bidgolensis encodes:
- a CDS encoding murein hydrolase activator EnvC family protein, translating into MRKQLVRSLLAFAIIAAGFTYINAENTANASSELRQKLSDLEEKRNSNEAESGETKKEMEELEDDIKEVEKEIRELDGEMTETNEKISEKEGEIEETEERIDELRERIKELEKRIAERDELLKDRVRAMYQNGGSVDYLEVLMGAKSFGDFIDRVSALNTIAEQDREILEAHIKDQEELEEAKEEVEKELASLEDSLEELEDLKEKLEGQREDKNDILGDLEEEEELLEEALLSLEDEEALLKKQEEAAKQELEAYEKRQKEQQKSSSGSSGGSSNASPSDDVPSVNASGELMRPATGSVTSEYGPRWGRMHHGTDIGQGGRSNVPIVAAADGTVVQAKYMNGYGNTVLISHRIDGKQITTLYAHMSSTSVSSGESVSKGDTIGIMGNTGASQGPHLHFEVHEGPWNGAKSNSVNPRKYVDF; encoded by the coding sequence ATGAGGAAACAATTAGTTAGGAGTTTACTAGCATTTGCTATTATTGCTGCAGGCTTTACATATATCAATGCAGAAAATACAGCGAATGCCAGTTCAGAACTGCGTCAGAAACTAAGCGATTTAGAAGAAAAAAGAAACAGCAATGAAGCAGAATCCGGAGAAACGAAAAAAGAAATGGAAGAACTTGAGGATGATATAAAAGAAGTAGAAAAGGAAATTAGAGAGCTTGATGGGGAAATGACCGAGACAAATGAAAAAATCTCGGAAAAAGAAGGGGAAATAGAAGAAACGGAAGAGCGAATCGATGAGCTTCGGGAGCGCATTAAAGAGCTAGAAAAACGGATTGCGGAACGGGATGAACTATTAAAAGATCGAGTTCGTGCAATGTACCAAAATGGCGGTTCTGTTGATTACTTAGAAGTACTTATGGGTGCAAAAAGCTTCGGAGATTTTATTGACCGTGTTTCTGCGCTAAATACTATTGCTGAACAGGATAGAGAAATTTTAGAAGCGCACATTAAGGATCAAGAAGAGTTAGAAGAAGCAAAAGAAGAAGTAGAAAAGGAGCTTGCATCTCTAGAAGATAGTTTGGAAGAATTAGAGGACTTAAAAGAAAAACTGGAAGGGCAAAGAGAAGATAAAAATGATATTCTAGGCGACCTTGAAGAAGAAGAGGAACTGTTAGAAGAAGCACTTCTTTCCCTTGAAGATGAAGAAGCACTGCTTAAAAAGCAAGAAGAAGCTGCTAAACAAGAACTAGAAGCTTATGAAAAACGTCAAAAAGAACAACAAAAATCATCTTCCGGCTCAAGCGGTGGAAGCTCAAATGCCAGCCCAAGCGATGATGTACCGTCAGTCAACGCCAGTGGAGAATTGATGAGACCTGCTACTGGTTCTGTCACTTCCGAGTATGGACCGCGCTGGGGCAGAATGCATCATGGTACGGATATCGGACAAGGCGGCCGCTCAAACGTTCCGATTGTGGCTGCTGCCGATGGAACCGTTGTTCAGGCCAAATATATGAACGGCTACGGTAATACCGTCCTAATTTCTCACCGTATAGACGGCAAACAAATTACAACCCTGTATGCTCATATGTCTTCAACAAGTGTCTCTTCTGGAGAAAGTGTTTCTAAAGGAGATACCATCGGAATCATGGGAAATACCGGAGCATCTCAAGGACCTCACCTTCACTTCGAAGTACACGAAGGACCTTGGAATGGAGCAAAATCAAATTCTGTGAACCCTCGTAAATATGTAGATTTTTAG
- the secA gene encoding preprotein translocase subunit SecA, whose translation MIGLLKKVIGDTNQRSVKKLQKTVDEIENYADDMKKLSDDGLQAKTEEFKERYANGESLEKMLPEAFAVVREASTRVLGLTPFRVQLLGAIVLHDGDIAEMKTGEGKTLVATMPVYLNAITGKGVHVVTVNDYLAGRDSETMGELYRFLGLTVGLNQKGMTKEEKHEAYLADITYGTNNEFGFDYLRDNMVLYKEKMVQRPLHFAVVDEVDSILVDEARTPLIISGSVEQSTKLYMAADAFVRRLKLDEDYTYDERTKNVQLTEEGVNKAEQAFQIENLFDQKHVQLIHHINQALKAHITMHRDSDYVIDEGQVVIVDQFTGRLMKGRRYSDGLHQAIEAKEGLQVQKESMTLASITFQNYFRMYQKLAGMTGTAKTEEEEFRNIYGMNVTAIPTNKPIIRDDKPDMIYKSREGKFKAVAEKIEELYKSGQPVLVGTVSVDTSELVSRMLKKRKVPHNVLNAKNHENEAKIIEDAGQKGAVTIATNMAGRGTDIKLGDGVTELGGLYVIGTERHESRRIDNQLRGRSGRQGDPGASQFYLSMEDELMRRFGSDNMRGMMERLGMEEDQPIESKLVSRAVEQAQKRVEGHNFDARKQILQYDDVMREQRDIIYAQRMEVLESDNLSKIVKNMIKSVIERAVALHTPENTVPEDWDLEALVNYLKGTVLTVEDITEKEITGLEPEEITEFVLEKVNARYDEKEEEMTPEMMREFEKVIMLRAVDRKWMNHIDQMDQLRQGIHLRAYGQNDPLREYKFEGFNMFEAMIESIEEEVATYVMKAQVRSNLERKEVAEGKAVHGNNTERQNTKKRPIRKTENVGRNQPCPCGSGKKYKHCHGRQEAAQ comes from the coding sequence ATGATCGGTTTACTAAAAAAAGTAATCGGTGATACGAATCAGCGAAGCGTAAAAAAACTTCAAAAAACCGTAGATGAGATCGAAAATTACGCTGATGATATGAAAAAACTTTCCGATGATGGGCTGCAAGCAAAAACCGAAGAATTTAAAGAACGTTATGCCAACGGAGAGTCTTTAGAAAAAATGCTCCCAGAAGCGTTTGCTGTTGTACGGGAAGCATCCACCCGTGTGCTCGGTTTAACACCGTTCCGTGTTCAGCTGTTGGGTGCGATTGTTCTTCATGATGGCGACATTGCCGAGATGAAAACAGGGGAAGGGAAAACCTTAGTTGCAACCATGCCAGTATATCTCAATGCCATAACTGGAAAAGGGGTTCACGTTGTAACCGTGAATGATTACCTTGCTGGACGTGACAGTGAAACGATGGGGGAACTTTACCGTTTTCTAGGTCTTACCGTCGGATTGAACCAAAAAGGAATGACGAAAGAAGAAAAACACGAGGCTTATTTGGCAGACATTACGTACGGTACGAATAATGAGTTTGGATTTGATTATTTGCGCGACAACATGGTGTTGTATAAAGAAAAAATGGTACAGCGCCCGCTTCATTTTGCGGTTGTCGATGAAGTGGACTCCATTTTAGTTGACGAAGCGCGAACTCCGCTTATTATTTCAGGGTCGGTAGAACAGTCTACCAAATTATATATGGCTGCGGATGCCTTTGTTCGCCGCCTTAAGCTGGACGAGGATTATACTTATGATGAGAGAACGAAAAATGTACAGCTTACAGAAGAAGGTGTCAACAAAGCAGAGCAGGCCTTTCAAATCGAAAACTTGTTTGACCAAAAACATGTACAGTTGATTCACCATATCAATCAGGCGTTAAAAGCTCACATTACCATGCATCGAGACAGTGATTATGTTATAGATGAAGGACAAGTGGTCATCGTTGACCAGTTTACCGGCCGTTTGATGAAAGGCCGCCGTTACAGCGACGGTCTGCACCAGGCAATAGAAGCAAAAGAAGGCTTGCAGGTGCAAAAAGAAAGCATGACACTTGCATCCATCACGTTCCAGAACTATTTCCGTATGTATCAAAAGCTAGCCGGGATGACAGGTACAGCCAAAACGGAAGAAGAGGAATTCCGCAATATTTATGGAATGAACGTAACAGCCATCCCAACGAATAAACCGATTATTCGTGATGACAAGCCGGATATGATTTATAAATCCCGAGAAGGTAAATTCAAAGCGGTAGCTGAAAAAATTGAAGAATTGTACAAGTCAGGACAGCCGGTACTTGTTGGTACGGTGAGCGTGGACACCTCGGAACTTGTCTCTAGAATGTTGAAAAAACGGAAGGTGCCTCATAACGTATTAAATGCAAAAAACCATGAAAACGAAGCAAAAATTATTGAGGATGCCGGGCAAAAAGGTGCGGTTACCATTGCCACCAATATGGCCGGCCGTGGAACCGACATTAAACTTGGTGATGGTGTAACAGAGCTTGGCGGTCTTTATGTGATCGGGACAGAGCGTCATGAAAGCCGCCGGATTGATAACCAGCTTCGTGGTCGTTCCGGTCGTCAGGGCGACCCAGGTGCTTCTCAGTTTTATCTGTCGATGGAAGATGAACTGATGCGCCGGTTTGGCTCCGACAATATGCGCGGCATGATGGAGCGTTTAGGGATGGAAGAAGATCAGCCGATCGAAAGCAAACTCGTCAGCCGCGCGGTAGAGCAAGCTCAAAAACGGGTGGAAGGCCACAACTTTGACGCCCGTAAACAAATCCTTCAGTATGACGATGTGATGCGTGAACAGCGTGATATCATTTACGCACAGCGTATGGAAGTGCTTGAGTCTGATAACCTCAGCAAAATTGTGAAAAACATGATTAAGTCCGTAATCGAACGAGCGGTCGCCTTGCACACTCCGGAAAATACAGTGCCGGAAGACTGGGACCTTGAAGCACTTGTGAATTACTTGAAAGGTACAGTGCTAACAGTAGAAGACATTACGGAAAAAGAAATCACAGGACTTGAACCAGAAGAAATAACAGAGTTTGTTTTAGAAAAAGTCAACGCTCGGTATGATGAAAAAGAAGAAGAAATGACACCGGAAATGATGCGCGAATTTGAAAAAGTAATTATGCTACGCGCCGTTGACCGCAAGTGGATGAATCATATTGATCAGATGGACCAGCTCCGGCAGGGCATTCATTTAAGAGCATATGGTCAAAATGATCCGCTCCGTGAATACAAATTCGAAGGATTTAATATGTTTGAAGCAATGATTGAGTCCATCGAAGAAGAAGTTGCTACGTATGTTATGAAAGCGCAAGTGCGAAGTAACCTCGAGCGTAAGGAAGTAGCAGAAGGAAAAGCCGTGCACGGCAACAATACAGAACGTCAGAACACAAAAAAACGTCCGATTCGAAAAACAGAAAACGTAGGAAGAAATCAGCCTTGTCCGTGCGGAAGCGGCAAAAAATATAAACATTGCCACGGTCGGCAGGAAGCGGCACAATAG
- the rbsK gene encoding ribokinase gives MGPRITVIGSINMDLMTKVGTVPQQGETVLGEDFTMVPGGKGANQAVAAAKLGGDVHFIGRVGNDLYGRQLMEHMHQQGVSIDNLEPVTGFPTGIAIVLLSEQDNRIIVVQGANQAVTPAVVEMHEKVIAESEIILLQLEIPLESVQKAAELAKKNNTKVILNPAPVHFLPETLLNYIDVLTPNKHEFDQLFTKTQKQSRKSQCVITKGKDGVVFTVNDEEKTIEGYKVPVVDTTGAGDTFNGALAVAISKGKSISKACTFANAAAALSVQKLGAQAGMPNMKAVQHFILSNRQKKGIKD, from the coding sequence ATGGGGCCACGTATAACGGTAATAGGAAGCATTAATATGGATCTTATGACAAAAGTAGGTACAGTTCCTCAACAAGGAGAAACGGTACTTGGGGAAGATTTTACTATGGTACCAGGTGGAAAAGGAGCAAATCAAGCTGTAGCTGCCGCTAAATTGGGAGGAGATGTGCATTTTATCGGCCGTGTTGGCAATGATTTGTACGGCCGTCAATTAATGGAGCATATGCATCAACAAGGTGTTTCTATAGACAATCTGGAACCGGTTACAGGTTTTCCGACAGGCATTGCTATTGTATTGCTTTCAGAACAAGACAATCGAATTATCGTTGTACAGGGAGCAAATCAGGCTGTAACACCTGCTGTTGTAGAAATGCATGAAAAGGTCATTGCAGAATCAGAAATAATTTTGTTACAGCTCGAAATTCCGCTAGAAAGCGTCCAAAAAGCTGCAGAACTTGCCAAGAAAAATAATACAAAAGTGATTTTAAATCCAGCTCCTGTTCACTTTTTACCCGAAACTCTATTAAATTATATTGATGTATTAACCCCCAATAAACATGAATTTGACCAACTATTTACAAAAACACAAAAGCAGAGCAGAAAATCACAATGCGTTATCACAAAGGGAAAAGATGGAGTTGTGTTTACGGTCAATGATGAAGAAAAGACCATTGAAGGCTATAAAGTCCCTGTTGTGGACACAACAGGGGCAGGAGATACTTTTAACGGAGCTTTAGCTGTCGCGATATCCAAGGGGAAATCAATCAGTAAAGCTTGTACGTTTGCTAACGCTGCTGCTGCTTTATCTGTACAAAAGTTGGGG
- a CDS encoding SDR family oxidoreductase — protein sequence MDLELRGKAVVVLASSKGLGKAAARQFALEGAKVMLSGRSEDTLEKAAKEIHTESDSPVYWKTCDVSKAEDIEALMEEAKDKMGRIDVLVNNAGGPPAGTFIDMKDSDWQQAFELTLFSFIRAIRGALPELKKNEGRIVNIASASLKEPIDHLILSNTFRMGIAGLSKSLARELAPDRVLINTVGPGRIATDRTKKLDEKKAERTGKSFKEIRTELEASIPAGRYGTPEEFAKQVVFLGSGANTYVTGQTLLVEGGLVKAY from the coding sequence ATGGATCTTGAGTTAAGAGGAAAAGCAGTTGTTGTATTAGCTTCTAGTAAAGGTCTTGGCAAAGCAGCGGCCCGGCAGTTTGCATTAGAAGGTGCAAAAGTAATGCTTTCTGGACGCAGTGAAGACACGTTAGAAAAAGCGGCAAAAGAAATTCATACCGAAAGCGACAGTCCGGTTTATTGGAAAACATGCGATGTTTCAAAAGCAGAAGATATTGAAGCATTGATGGAAGAAGCAAAAGATAAAATGGGACGTATTGACGTGCTCGTAAATAATGCCGGCGGTCCTCCTGCTGGGACATTTATTGATATGAAAGACAGTGATTGGCAGCAAGCCTTTGAGTTGACGTTGTTTAGTTTTATTCGTGCTATCCGTGGAGCGCTTCCTGAATTGAAAAAGAACGAAGGGCGTATCGTGAATATTGCATCAGCCTCTTTAAAAGAGCCGATCGATCATTTAATCCTTTCTAATACCTTTCGCATGGGAATCGCGGGTTTATCTAAAAGTTTAGCGAGAGAGCTTGCGCCGGATAGGGTGCTGATTAATACAGTAGGACCTGGAAGAATCGCAACCGACCGGACAAAGAAGCTGGATGAAAAAAAAGCAGAGCGTACTGGCAAATCATTTAAAGAAATAAGAACAGAACTAGAAGCATCTATTCCTGCTGGACGTTATGGTACACCGGAAGAATTTGCAAAGCAGGTGGTGTTTCTTGGTTCTGGGGCAAATACATATGTTACCGGACAGACATTGCTTGTCGAAGGCGGTTTAGTAAAAGCTTATTAA
- a CDS encoding LacI family DNA-binding transcriptional regulator yields the protein MTTIKDVAKHAQVSVATVSRVLNNNGYVNEDTKKKVVRSIKELNYKPNAVARSLFKKESKTIGLIIPDIMNPFFPELARVVEDVMNKRGYTVILCNSDANPEKEAHYLDILKRKYVDGVMIVTNTLEQDHIKEWELPLVGLDRPLEHTVPSVYSDNIHGACLAVSHLKEIGCHHIAHIQGPLTIANAKQRYQGYKQEIEKNDSFQEDLVVPGEYQWQTAEAAAISLLKNHPYVDGIFAGNDVMAFGVIKAAIKTGRKIPEDLQLIGFDNIFMSEMMHPSLTTISQPIDEMGKKASELLLSLIKGNASVEFPKPFKATLKKRSSTLQV from the coding sequence ATGACAACGATAAAAGATGTAGCAAAACATGCACAGGTTTCGGTTGCGACCGTATCAAGGGTGTTAAATAATAATGGCTATGTGAACGAAGATACGAAAAAAAAAGTAGTACGTTCTATTAAAGAATTAAATTATAAACCAAATGCAGTTGCAAGAAGCTTGTTTAAAAAAGAATCAAAAACAATAGGTTTAATTATTCCAGATATTATGAATCCGTTTTTCCCAGAATTAGCACGTGTGGTAGAGGACGTTATGAACAAGCGAGGCTACACCGTCATCCTTTGTAATAGTGATGCAAATCCAGAAAAAGAAGCACATTATTTAGATATATTAAAGAGAAAATATGTTGATGGTGTCATGATTGTTACCAACACCCTTGAGCAGGATCATATTAAAGAATGGGAACTGCCGCTTGTCGGGCTGGATCGTCCTCTCGAGCATACAGTGCCATCTGTTTATTCCGACAATATTCACGGTGCATGTTTAGCTGTGTCACACTTGAAGGAAATTGGCTGTCATCATATTGCTCACATACAAGGCCCGCTTACAATTGCTAATGCAAAGCAGCGTTATCAAGGATATAAACAGGAAATAGAAAAGAATGACTCATTTCAAGAAGACCTTGTTGTACCTGGGGAATACCAATGGCAAACAGCAGAAGCAGCAGCTATTTCTTTATTAAAAAATCATCCATACGTAGATGGAATATTTGCAGGAAACGATGTGATGGCTTTTGGAGTTATAAAAGCAGCTATTAAGACAGGAAGAAAAATTCCAGAAGATTTGCAATTAATCGGATTTGACAACATTTTCATGAGTGAAATGATGCACCCGTCCTTAACGACCATAAGTCAGCCAATAGATGAAATGGGAAAAAAAGCATCTGAACTGCTGCTCTCTTTAATAAAAGGAAATGCATCTGTAGAATTCCCAAAACCTTTTAAAGCAACTCTTAAAAAAAGAAGCTCGACATTGCAAGTTTGA
- the ftsE gene encoding cell division ATP-binding protein FtsE — MIEMIDVSKTYSNGVNALNNIDIFIEKGEFVYVVGPSGAGKSTFIRMIYREEKPSQGSIVINGADLTTLKEKHVPYLRRNIGVVFQDFKLLPKLSVFENVAFALEVIEEQRDVLRKRVMEVLDIVKLKNKARFLPDELSGGEQQRVSIARAIVNNPRVVIADEPTGNLDPDTSWEIMDILENINRRGTTVLMATHNREIVNTIKKRVIAIESGRIVRDEMRGDYGYER, encoded by the coding sequence ATGATAGAAATGATAGATGTGTCGAAAACCTATTCAAATGGTGTGAACGCTTTGAATAATATCGACATTTTTATTGAAAAAGGAGAATTCGTTTACGTTGTAGGCCCTAGTGGAGCAGGGAAATCTACTTTTATAAGGATGATATACAGGGAAGAAAAGCCATCTCAAGGCAGCATTGTAATCAACGGCGCTGACCTTACTACTCTTAAAGAGAAGCATGTTCCGTATTTACGCCGCAATATAGGCGTTGTTTTTCAGGATTTCAAACTGCTTCCCAAACTATCCGTTTTTGAAAATGTAGCATTTGCGCTTGAAGTTATTGAAGAACAGCGCGATGTATTACGAAAACGTGTGATGGAAGTGCTTGATATCGTTAAGCTTAAAAATAAAGCTCGTTTTTTGCCCGATGAATTATCAGGGGGCGAACAGCAAAGAGTTTCCATTGCTCGGGCCATTGTAAATAATCCGCGGGTAGTAATAGCGGACGAGCCAACTGGCAACCTCGATCCAGATACGTCATGGGAGATCATGGATATTCTCGAAAACATTAATCGCAGAGGGACAACTGTACTTATGGCTACCCATAATCGCGAAATTGTAAACACGATAAAAAAACGGGTGATCGCGATAGAATCCGGCCGCATTGTTCGTGATGAGATGAGGGGGGACTACGGTTATGAAAGGTAG
- the ftsX gene encoding permease-like cell division protein FtsX, with protein MKGRTLVRHGKEGMKNLGRNGWMSFASISAVTIMLMVVGVFLILILNMNHFMSTVEEDVEVRVYVDLTASEEEQKELEEGLSQIDHVESITYLGKDEGLDELIESLGEEDRAAFESLRDENPLNDAFIIQADEPQLTEQVASEAEKLPHIDRVDYGEQVVEQLFNVTNVLRTIGIVLVLGLMFTAMFLISNTIKLTIVARQKEIQIMKLVGATNGFIRWPFFLEGLLLGVLGAIVPVAAVMAGYHYLYDNFAGRLRLNFAELLPVYPLTLQVTLVLLGIGALVGVWGSLTSVRKFLKV; from the coding sequence ATGAAAGGTAGAACTCTTGTACGTCACGGAAAAGAAGGCATGAAAAATCTCGGGCGGAATGGCTGGATGAGTTTTGCATCGATTAGTGCAGTGACCATTATGTTAATGGTTGTTGGTGTTTTTTTGATTCTTATTCTAAACATGAACCATTTTATGTCGACTGTAGAAGAAGATGTTGAAGTTCGAGTGTATGTTGATTTAACCGCATCCGAAGAGGAACAAAAGGAATTAGAAGAAGGGCTTAGCCAAATAGATCACGTAGAAAGTATTACATACTTAGGAAAAGATGAAGGTCTTGATGAGTTAATAGAAAGTCTTGGCGAAGAAGATAGAGCAGCTTTTGAGTCTTTGCGTGATGAAAACCCCTTAAATGATGCCTTTATTATACAAGCGGATGAACCGCAGCTAACTGAGCAAGTTGCTTCAGAAGCGGAGAAACTGCCTCATATAGACAGGGTTGATTACGGAGAACAAGTTGTGGAGCAGTTGTTTAATGTCACGAACGTATTGAGGACGATAGGGATTGTCCTCGTCTTAGGGCTTATGTTCACAGCTATGTTCTTGATATCGAACACTATTAAGCTTACAATTGTAGCTAGACAGAAAGAAATTCAGATTATGAAACTAGTAGGCGCCACGAATGGATTTATCCGCTGGCCTTTCTTTCTTGAAGGTCTGTTGCTCGGTGTGCTGGGAGCCATTGTGCCAGTTGCGGCTGTAATGGCAGGCTATCACTACCTTTATGATAATTTCGCCGGTCGTTTGCGGTTAAATTTTGCAGAGCTTTTGCCGGTTTATCCTCTGACCTTGCAGGTGACGCTTGTTCTACTTGGGATCGGAGCGCTCGTCGGCGTTTGGGGAAGTCTTACTTCCGTTCGTAAATTTTTAAAAGTTTAA
- the prfB gene encoding peptide chain release factor 2 (programmed frameshift): MDMAEIRNELSNMAKRLADFRGSLDLSEKEERIAELEEKMTEPGFWDNPELSKKVIDESNGLKESVNGFKKLSTMYDDLEVSYELVKEEDDEELKKELEDGVNELNQKLNEFELQMLLSEPYDKNNAILELHPGAGGTESQDWAEMLLRMYKRWADQKGFSIETLDYLPGDEAGVKSVTLLIKGHNAYGYLKAEKGVHRLVRISPFDSSGRRHTSFVSCEVMPEMDDDVEVEINTEDLKIDTYRSSGAGGQHVNTTDSAVRITHLPTNTVVTCQNERSQIKNRERAMKMLSAKLYQMKIEEQQKEINEIRGEQKEIGWGSQIRSYVFHPYNMVKDHRTNHEIGNTSAVMDGNIDPFIDEYLRSSMKA; the protein is encoded by the exons ATGGATATGGCAGAGATACGGAATGAACTTTCTAATATGGCTAAGCGCTTAGCAGACTTTAGGGGGTCTCTT GACCTTTCTGAAAAAGAAGAACGCATTGCTGAACTCGAAGAAAAAATGACGGAGCCTGGATTTTGGGATAATCCGGAGCTTTCAAAAAAAGTCATCGATGAATCAAATGGTTTGAAAGAGAGTGTAAATGGGTTTAAAAAGCTCTCAACTATGTATGACGACTTAGAAGTTTCATATGAGCTCGTAAAAGAAGAAGACGACGAAGAATTAAAAAAAGAGCTCGAAGACGGCGTGAATGAGTTGAACCAAAAATTAAATGAATTTGAACTGCAGATGCTCTTAAGTGAACCATATGACAAAAACAACGCTATTTTAGAGCTTCACCCAGGTGCTGGCGGTACCGAATCACAGGACTGGGCGGAAATGCTATTGCGTATGTATAAACGCTGGGCAGACCAAAAAGGTTTTTCCATCGAAACATTAGACTATTTGCCAGGAGATGAAGCGGGCGTAAAAAGTGTGACCCTTCTTATCAAAGGGCACAATGCGTATGGTTACTTAAAAGCAGAAAAAGGGGTTCACCGACTTGTCAGAATTTCACCATTTGACTCTTCCGGGCGCCGTCATACGTCATTTGTGTCTTGCGAAGTCATGCCTGAGATGGATGATGATGTAGAAGTCGAAATAAACACAGAAGATCTTAAGATTGATACGTACCGTTCAAGCGGTGCCGGCGGGCAGCACGTAAACACAACGGATTCAGCTGTTCGGATTACACATCTTCCCACTAATACTGTCGTCACATGCCAAAACGAGCGTTCTCAGATTAAAAACAGAGAACGGGCCATGAAAATGCTCAGTGCTAAACTATATCAAATGAAAATAGAAGAACAGCAAAAAGAAATAAATGAAATTAGAGGAGAACAAAAAGAGATTGGCTGGGGCAGTCAAATCCGTTCTTACGTTTTCCATCCTTATAATATGGTTAAAGATCACCGCACCAATCATGAAATTGGTAATACGTCTGCGGTGATGGACGGTAATATAGATCCGTTTATTGATGAATATTTGCGTTCAAGTATGAAGGCATAA
- a CDS encoding c-type cytochrome: MKKFLMAVAGSAVLILGACGGGEEDTGESGGDEGGGETFDEAAAEESYQANCAQCHGENLEGMNGPELPGGHSQEEVLEMIENGGGGMPSNIIEGEEAENVAAWVAEQ; encoded by the coding sequence ATGAAAAAATTTCTGATGGCGGTCGCGGGAAGTGCTGTACTTATCCTCGGCGCCTGTGGCGGCGGTGAAGAAGACACTGGTGAATCTGGCGGGGATGAAGGCGGCGGCGAAACGTTTGATGAAGCAGCTGCTGAAGAAAGCTATCAAGCAAACTGTGCCCAATGCCATGGTGAAAATCTAGAAGGCATGAACGGTCCAGAACTTCCAGGAGGCCATTCTCAGGAAGAAGTGCTCGAAATGATTGAAAATGGCGGAGGTGGTATGCCGTCCAACATTATTGAAGGCGAAGAAGCTGAAAACGTTGCAGCTTGGGTTGCAGAGCAATAA
- a CDS encoding YitT family protein, translating into MPRNLQVAINTILIFLGSAIVAVSYNLFLLPNRIASGGLSGFATIIFEVTGIEPAVTLWSLNIPLFATGIFLLGGWKYGGKTLVGTLFLPFIVYLTRNVQPAVEDPLLGALFGGIGVGIGLGLVFRAHASTGGTDLAAQIINKYSGISLGACVVVMDGLIVATSAFVFSLEFALYALIGLFVTGKTIDIIQTGVGYAKIALIITDQEKEVLDLILTKIDRGVTKLDGRGGYTSNPRQVLMCVVNRNEVTKLKQLVQSVDTEAFVVVTNAAEVLGEGFKKEAVGYNK; encoded by the coding sequence ATGCCGCGAAACCTTCAGGTTGCAATCAATACAATACTTATCTTCTTAGGGTCTGCCATTGTAGCTGTATCTTATAATTTATTTTTACTGCCAAATCGTATAGCGTCAGGAGGGTTAAGCGGCTTTGCAACTATTATCTTTGAGGTAACTGGCATTGAACCTGCTGTTACCCTCTGGTCGTTAAATATTCCTCTGTTTGCCACTGGTATTTTTCTTTTAGGCGGCTGGAAATATGGCGGAAAAACATTAGTAGGCACATTATTTCTTCCGTTTATCGTTTACTTAACAAGAAACGTCCAGCCTGCAGTAGAAGACCCTCTGCTTGGTGCTCTATTTGGAGGGATCGGTGTAGGAATTGGACTCGGGCTCGTTTTTCGCGCTCATGCCTCTACCGGAGGGACAGACCTTGCCGCTCAAATTATAAATAAATATTCAGGCATTTCTCTTGGAGCTTGTGTGGTTGTTATGGATGGACTAATTGTCGCAACGTCTGCGTTTGTATTTAGTCTCGAGTTCGCTCTATACGCTTTGATCGGTCTATTTGTAACGGGAAAAACGATTGATATTATTCAAACGGGTGTAGGTTATGCAAAAATTGCTTTAATCATTACGGACCAAGAAAAAGAAGTGCTTGATTTAATTTTAACGAAAATAGATCGCGGAGTGACGAAATTAGATGGGCGCGGAGGATACACAAGTAATCCGCGGCAGGTATTAATGTGTGTAGTAAATCGAAACGAAGTCACTAAATTGAAACAATTAGTTCAATCCGTTGATACCGAAGCTTTCGTCGTTGTTACCAATGCTGCAGAAGTTCTTGGTGAGGGTTTTAAAAAAGAAGCAGTAGGGTATAATAAGTAA